The segment GTCGCCGCGCAGGCTGCAGGCCCAGCCGGCGCAGCGCGGGCGCCCGCTCCCCCAGCAGCTGCACCGGTTCTTCGGCAGCCAGGGCGGGCGCAAGGAGCGCTACGCGACGCTGCTCGTCGAGGCCCTCGCCCCGTCGGCACTGCCGGCACCGCTGCTGCACGCACTCGCCGGAGCATAGGAAGGACAGGAGCCCTCTTGGGCGTAGCGGGCGGGAGCAGAGCGGGAGATGAGGGACGCGGACGGGGAGCCCATGAGCCGCACGCCGGGCCGGCGCAGAAGCTTTTCATCTCCAGCAGACACACGCCAGCCCAGCCCAGCCCCCTTCCCAGGAGGGGCGCGGCAGGGGCCTGGCTCTCTTTGCTGGCTGTGGCGGCTCGAGCTTCAACACCCCGCGCTCTGGGGCCGCCCTCGCGCAGGGGCCAGGTGCGCACTCGCCGGGGGCTACCCCAGGTGCTCCACCATCGCTCTCTCCCCTGCTGCTCCCTTCACCTCCGCCAACACCCGCCGCCTGCCTCCACTCCTCTCTCTGGCGAACACTTCCACCGCGAATCTCCTGCGCAGTCGTTCTGCCCAGTCCACTCGCGCCGTCCTCTCCCTCCTCGCTTCCTTCCTGGTCTCTGCCTCAAGCGCCACTCTCTCCTTCTCTCCTGCTTGGGGGAGCGAACGTCCTGCGCAGCAGGCCGGCCCAAGCCAGTCGTGGCGTGCTCCTCTTCATCGGCTCCTCCACCATCTCTGCCAACGGCGGCGGATTCGCTTCTTCCGACCGTGCATCCATCCTCGCTTGAGGGAGGCGTAGGCAGAAGCGCTTGATTTCCCTCGTATTTTTTCGCCCCGAGGGGCCAGTAAATCGGCTCTGCACGGGAGCCCGCAGATTTTCTGCATGATTTCCCTCCTCGTCGGCTCATTCAATTTGAGGGGGACCTGCTCGGCCCCACGAAGTCGACCCGGGACGAGCCGAACACCCACTCATGCTGCACTGGGGAGCCAACAGATGACTGCTCCCCGTGGACGCGCAAGCACAACAGAGCCATCGGTACGCGCTCCATTCGAAGACCAAACGGCTTCCACCCGATGTCCCAAGAAAGAGAAGACATGCAAAACAAGATCGTCCTCGTCTCTGCTGGTTTCCTGCTCGCCGTAACCGGTTGTGGTGGCCCGGTGGACAGCCACGAGATGGAATTGGGCAGTGACACGAAGGGGCTCGGGCGCCCCGCTCAGCACTGCGTCTCCAAGGCCTTCGCACAGCCGATGGGCCTTCCCGCTCCCGAGAAACTCCCGGCCACCCAGTTCGAGTGCTTCAATACCTTCGCGGACGCCATCGCCCATGCGAGCAAGGGCGCCGTCCAGCTCCCCGCGAACGCCACGCCCCAGAACCTCAAGCAGGAGGACGAGGACCTGATGGTCGCCGCGGCGAACATCATCGCCGTGGAGTACGATGCCAACAACTTCACTGGCCCCACGTGGACCATCCAGAGCGACGTCACCTGCTCGATGGGGTACATGATCGGCTCTCCAGCCACGCCGCCTGGCTGGGACAACGTCATCTCGTCCGCACGATCCTACGCGGGGTGCAACAACGCGTATCACTACGAGAACGCCAATTACTCGGGCGCGTCCACCAACTGCTTCTCGACCTGCAGCTTCGCCAGCTTGTTGATGGACAACCAGACGTCGTCCATCATCTGGGCTCCGTAGAGAGCCCCTCCCGCATCTCGGCAGTCTCCCCCATCCGAGGCATGCCTGAGATGCATTCTGGGTAAGGGACTGCTGAGCGCGGTAGAGCCGGAGCGCTCCTTACACGCGCTTCGGCCATGCCGCGCCACCCTCCGCAGCCGCTCCACCTCTGCTTGCGTGGGCGGCGGCAACGCTTCGAAGCACACGGACCTATCCAGAGCACAGTTCGACCCTGACGCTGTCTCCAACATGTCTCCACGACAGGAGGGGCCCCCGGGGGACACATGGGACTGCCAGGGACTTCCCCGTGGACTCGAAGTGCCCGGGTTCACTCGCGATTGCTCGAAAGGCGTGTGCCGTCGCGAGTTTGGGGCACCCCTCCTCCACGGGTTCGAATCCCGTCGGGGACACAAAAGCCGAGGCCGGAAGCCGCTGAAATCTCAGTGGTTTACGGCCTTGGTGTTTTCAGGCCCAGACCCGTCTCCAGAATGTCTCCACGCTGGAGACTCTCTCCGCCCCTCCTCCAGCATCTGGATGGCGCGGTGCGCCCCACCCGCTTCTGGGCGGCGGCCATCCACGAGCGGACCGTCTGCTGGACACTGGGGTACCCTCCTCGCGGTAGAGCACCCCTTCTCCTGACCATGCACTGAGCCCAAAGGAATACAACCGCCCATGAACATCGTCATCACCGGAGCCAACCGCGGCATCGGCTTGGAACTGGTGCGCCAGTTCCTCGCGCGCGGAGACACCGTGCACGCTGGCGTCCGTGACCCCGCGAGCGCAGCCGAGCTCACCGCGCTCGGGCAACAACACGCGGGCCGTCTGAGCATAGGAAGGACAGGAGCCCTCTTGGGCGTAGCGGGCGGGAGCAGAGCGGGAGGTGAGGGACGCGGACTTGGAGCCCATGAGCCGCACGCCGGGCCGGCGCAGAAGCTTTTCATCTCCAGCAGACACACGCCAGCCCAGCCCAGCCCCCTTCCCAGGAGGGGCGCGGCAGGGGCCTGGCTCTCTTTGCTGGCTGTGGCGGCTTGAGCTTCAACACCCCGCGCTCTGGGGCCGCCCTCGCGCAGGGGCCAGGTGCGCACTCGCCGGGGGCTACCCCGATCCTCGCGTTGAGCAGCTCGATCTGGCGGATAGGCGGGAGAGAGGCCGTGTGGAGGGTGAGGGCTGGTGCAGAGGGGCCGAGAAGGGCCGCTGACGGAGGCCGCCCGAGCACTGCGCCAGGCCAGTGCAGAGGCCGCACAGCCCCCTTTGGGTACACGCCTGCTCAGGCCGCGCTCCCCTCAGGGGCGAGGCAGTGGGCTTGGGCCTGTGGGCCACCGCGGCCTGGCGCTCAACACCACGCGAGCTGCGCTGGCCCCTGCGCCGAGGCCCGCTTCGCAGGCCGCGTAGGTAGTTGCATGTGCTCCAAAATCGCGCGCACCCCACCGGGTGCCGTCAGGTACGCCAGCACCTGGCGCCTGCCTCCACAGCGGGCGCAGGCGAACACGTCCAGCGCGAACGTCCTGCCCAGCAGCCCGGCGAGAGTCCAATCGTGGCGCGCGCTCCTTCTTCGGCTCCTCCACCGTCACGGCCATTGACGGGCGCTCCTCCTCCGGCTCCGCAACGGCGTCTCACGGGTCGTCTGGATGAGTACAACCCCACCGTGTACCTGGTGTGGGGCAGGCTCCTTGCGCGCAATCATCACCCTGTCCTGGCGGGTATGTACTTGCTGTTGTCGGGGATGGCGACTCCCGAGGAGCGCGTGCTGTGCGAGCGGTTCAAACAACGGTGTCAAACAACGGTGTCAGAAGATGCACCCGAACCAGGTCGTCGCGGCGTTTCCCAGGTCCATCCGGACGCGGCGGGCACGGTGGCGCTTTCCCGAACAGGTGTACACGGATCTCGCCGAGGTGCCCTGTCCCGCGTGGTGGCGTCAACGCCCGAAACGGCCCTGAGTTGATCAATCCCTTCTCCGCCGTGGAATGACGCGCCCTGACGAGCGAGCGGAGGTCGCCGCGCTGGACGCACTGCGTCCACTCGGAGCACAAGCAGACAATCCGGAACACCACGACAGGGCCTTCACATCGGTGTCTCGATCGTGCATTGTGAGCGTTAACATTCGTCGATCCGGAACACACGAAAAGGGGCCCCCATGTCGAGACTCACGTGGCGTCGAGCGTTGCGATGGTGCCTTACCTGGCTGACCGCGGCGCCTCTGGCCCTCGCCCTGCTGGTCGCCATCGGCCTCTCCCCCCGGGCCGAGGCCGCCGAATCCTTCACCGGCTATCTCATGGTTCATTTCATCGGCGAGGGGCCTGAAGGGGAGCAGATCTATTTCTCCCACAGCCGCGACGGGTTGAGGTGGCGAGACCTCAATGGAGGCCGGCCCACCCTGCTCACCACGATTGGCACCCGGGGCGTGCGAGATCCCACGCTGGTCCGCTCCCCGGCGGGAGACCGGTATTGGATCGTGGCGACCGACCTGTGCATCGGCTGCGGCACCTCCTGGGGGCAATCCATCGACAATGGCAGCCGGAACCTCGTGGTGTGGGAGTCGACGGACCTGATCAACTGGTCCGCGCCCCGTCTGCTCAACGTCGCCTCCGCCATCTCCGATGCTCGCAACGCCTGGGCTCCGGAGGCCATCTGGAACCCGGCGACCAACGACTACGTCTTGTATTGGGCGAGCAACGTCCCGGTGAACGGACGGACCAAACACCGCATCTTCTACGCGCGCACCAGCGATTTCCGCACCCTCACCCAGCCGCAGGCCTACATCACGCCCCCCGGGACGGACGAGATCATCGACACGCAGATCATCGCGACCCCGACCAGCCCGAACGGCTATCGCTATTACCGCTCGAGCGCGACCGCGGGGCAGATCACGGTCGATGCCAGCAATGACATCCTCAGCGGCTGGACGAACCTGGGCAACCTGTCGCGCGCCGGGTATTCCAATGGTGCCACCCCGGGCACGATCGTCGTGGAGGGCCCGATGTGGGCACAGTCCAACGACGGCAGCGGGTGGAACCTGTGGCTCGACCAGTTCGCCACCGGGCGCGGCTACACCCCGGTCGCCACGAACGCTCCGGGCAACCTGGGCTCCTACTGGGGCCGTTCGGCGGGCGAGATCGACCTCGGCGCCACCACCAAGCGGCACGGGTTCATCATGAACCTCACCGCCGCCGAGGAGAGCCGGATCCTCGCCCAGTGGGGCAGTGCCACCATCAGCCGCCTGCGCTCCTACAACTTCTCCGACCGCTACATCCGTCACGCCGCCTTGCAGGGCCGCGTCGATGCCAATGTGCAGCCGTCCGAGGACGCTCAGTTCCGCGTGCGCACCGGCTGGGTGGGAGGCTCCGACTCCGTGTCGTTCGAGTCGGTCAATTTCCCCGGCTACTACCTACGCCACTCGGCCTTCGAGATCGTGCTCGCGCGCTACGACGGCTCGGCCCAGTTCCGCGCCGACGCCAGCTTCACCCGGGTCGCGGGGCTCGCCGACGCGAGCGCCTCGTCGTTCCGCTCGGTGAACTTCCCCGAGCGCTACCTGCGGCACTACAACCAGAAGCTGCGGATCGATCCCATCGACAGCAACCTCGCGGCCGCCGACGCGACCTACCGCGTGGTGCCCTGAGGGCCCGTTCGGGCCGGCCGGAATTCCCCCCCGGCCGGCTCGAACACCTCACCTACCGGGTCCGACGCTCCTGCCGCTCGCGGGCCTCGGTCTGCTTGCGGCGCGAGGCCTCGGCGTGGGACTCGGGCGGCACCAGCGCGTGGGGGCCCCGGCCGATCAAGTCCTCCCGGCCCGCCCAGAGAGGGTGTCAAAGAACTCGAGCGACGCGACCTGGCACCACCCGCGGCGGGAAGGAGAAAGGCGGAAAGGGCGCTGAGAAATCCCCTCGCCCCCAGCGAGCCGCCGCCTCTCGGAACGCCGCGACGAAAGTCCGGTACTGCTCACGCAACTCCCGCAGCGCCTGGCTCGTGGAGGCATGCCCCAAAGGCCGCGGGCTGCGCTTGAGGTGCTCGGGCCGGGTATGCGGGTGCTGGGCCCTCACGGCTCGCACACCGAGGACGGGCTTGTTCCTTGCGCGAGCCTCTACCTCCACTTCCTCCACCAGGGCCCGCACCGCACGCTGCCTCTCTTCCTCCCCCAGTCCCTTCCAGCACGGCAGGGGCGCCAGCTCCAACGCCACCGGCTCGGCCCATTCCTCGGCGAAGCGCCCCTCCCCCACTGCCAGCTCCTCGCTTCCCCGTTTGCTCCAGCGCTTCGTCCAGTTGAACCACCGGAACAGCCGCCGCGTCGACCCCAGCAACTGCGGCAGACACGTCAGGCCCGGCCATTCGGCGCTCCGCTCCACCAGCCCCTCCTTCACCCCGTGGGCCAGCACGTAACGCAGCCGGCCCACCAGTGCCGTGTCGTCCAGCACCGGCTCGGCCGAGTAGCGCCTCTCCCAGAAGCCGCCGCTCCAGTCCACCAGCCTCCCCACCTTCTTGGACAGGTTGGCTCTCAGGTACTGCATGAAGGAGGCGAGCGCGGCACCGCGTGCCCACACCAGCTGAAGCCGACAGGACATGCCCACCGAGAGGCCCGCGTCCGACGTGGCCGCCCATGAGTCGGAGCGCTCACCACGTCCGCCATGTTGCACGTATGTCGCAGGAGACTGCGGAATGACCTGGAACAGAGCGGGACAGGAGGGGTGGCGACGCCCAAGCATTCCAGGCGGTTGCGAGGTAAGGGCGCGATTCTGCTGGGAGTTTCGCATCGCCCGGCGTGGGTTCGATTCCCACCGCCTCCAAAGCGGAGGGGCCGAGGAGGGCCGCGGACAGAGGCCGGTCGAGCAGTGCGCCAGGCGGGTGGAGAGGCCGCGCAGCCCCCTTGAGTAGGCTGCGCTGCGCATCGCTCGAGGACAGCTCAGCCACTGCCACGTGGAGATGGGGCTGGCCGTGTTCCACGGCATCGTCACCGCCCATGGCGGCCGAAGAGAAGTGGAGAGTACGCCGGGGAAGGGCTCCTGCTTCACCCTGCATCTGCCTCGCGTCCCGCCCCCACCCGAGAGCGCCCGCTCCTCGCCGGCGGCTCCCATGCAGCCCCCTCGGCCGTCGCCCTGAACGCTGGTGCCGGACGGCGTTCAGGAGTGGGTGGCTTGCCTGGCTTCGAGCGCCGATGGGTTGAAGCCTTTTGCCAACAGCCATATCGGCATCAGGATGATCTCGAAAACCATGACCGGAATGGCGAGAATCGCTCCTCGGCCGCTCGGCGAGGTATCGATAACACCCAACAAAGGAAGTATGGCCATTGGCAACAACATGGCGTACCCAACGACACCGACCGCGGAAACGGGCCGTGGAACGAGCCGGGACTTCCACAGCAAGCTGGCAAGAATGACGCCGCCAAGACCCAGGAAAAACAACATCATGGGCGTCAAACACAGATACCTGGCCTGTTTGAGCAACAAGCCCGCCGTTTGATAATGGGCGGCATCCGCCGCGCCCGAGCTGATGTACTCCTGGCTCAGCGGGATGAGCAACAAGGCGCAGACGACGCCAATGACCAGGAAGACGCACTCCAACATCCGCATGCCCACGTACCCGAGGGCCAGGCTCTCATCGTGCTTCCTGAGGAGTGGAAACATGAGAAGCCCGATGAAGACAATGCCAATGTCATTGAGCAGCCAGAGGAGCACTCCGCTGACGACGGAGGCGCTCCTGGAAGAAACCGTGATCAGATAGTCAGGCGTATCGACGACGGAGTCCAAGAGCGTGCTGCCGGCGACACTGCCAAAGGCCGTGATCAAAAACAGGGAAGCGACCAATATTTCTGTTCTTCGGTGGGTTGCTTCGAGCGTCATGCATTGCTCCTGGTGGGCGGACATCACCCTACCCGTGCGAAAACAGGCGCCCAACGGGTGTTTTCGGGACACCTGCGTGCAAAAATGTGCGCATGGACTGGGACGACCTTCGCTACGTGCTGGCGATCCACCGCGAGAAGACGTTGTCCGGTGCCGCCGCCACCCTCGGGGTCTCCCGGACCACCGTCGGGCGGCGCCTGAAGGAGGCCGAGGATCGGCTGGGCGTCCGGCTCTTCGACCGCACCGAAGAAGGCTTCGCGGCCACGGCTGCCGGCGACGAGCTGGCCGAGACAGCGGTGCGCCT is part of the Cystobacter fuscus DSM 2262 genome and harbors:
- a CDS encoding glycoside hydrolase family 43 protein, which produces MRWCLTWLTAAPLALALLVAIGLSPRAEAAESFTGYLMVHFIGEGPEGEQIYFSHSRDGLRWRDLNGGRPTLLTTIGTRGVRDPTLVRSPAGDRYWIVATDLCIGCGTSWGQSIDNGSRNLVVWESTDLINWSAPRLLNVASAISDARNAWAPEAIWNPATNDYVLYWASNVPVNGRTKHRIFYARTSDFRTLTQPQAYITPPGTDEIIDTQIIATPTSPNGYRYYRSSATAGQITVDASNDILSGWTNLGNLSRAGYSNGATPGTIVVEGPMWAQSNDGSGWNLWLDQFATGRGYTPVATNAPGNLGSYWGRSAGEIDLGATTKRHGFIMNLTAAEESRILAQWGSATISRLRSYNFSDRYIRHAALQGRVDANVQPSEDAQFRVRTGWVGGSDSVSFESVNFPGYYLRHSAFEIVLARYDGSAQFRADASFTRVAGLADASASSFRSVNFPERYLRHYNQKLRIDPIDSNLAAADATYRVVP
- a CDS encoding ATP-binding protein, whose protein sequence is MGLAVFHGIVTAHGGRREVESTPGKGSCFTLHLPRVPPPPESARSSPAAPMQPPRPSP
- a CDS encoding DUF4386 domain-containing protein, giving the protein MTLEATHRRTEILVASLFLITAFGSVAGSTLLDSVVDTPDYLITVSSRSASVVSGVLLWLLNDIGIVFIGLLMFPLLRKHDESLALGYVGMRMLECVFLVIGVVCALLLIPLSQEYISSGAADAAHYQTAGLLLKQARYLCLTPMMLFFLGLGGVILASLLWKSRLVPRPVSAVGVVGYAMLLPMAILPLLGVIDTSPSGRGAILAIPVMVFEIILMPIWLLAKGFNPSALEARQATHS